GCCTGCATGGTCCAGCTACTCACCAAATTAACTCTCTTTGATTCTCgcagacattttaaaataaacaacTTGAATTTCCTTGTCAGTCACAGTTTCAAACCAACGTTAAAAAACAGTTAAGGCGTAAAAGGATTGGATTTTGCAACATCAGGCATTCAAAAtaaaattctccaatctcatataACTGGATTGATAACAAAAgtgtattttctgtgtttctgtcattGCTGCTGTTGCATCCTAGCGACAGGAACCAGCTAACACAGTGGAGTATTAAAAGCCCTTACATTTCTGGGGCCTGGGCTTGAATCTAATCAGTGCAGATGAGATAGAAATCTCACTAAAATCAGCTGCGCTTTCTCAGTGAAACTGGATTAGAAAGCCTGACAAAACATCAGAAATTGTCATTAACTGGATAATCTCACTCAAGTTATCGGGACAAGATGGTTAAACGAAAAACACCTGCAGTAAGCAAGCTGCCTGAAAATAACAAGTAGAGGCTACGATAATAGTCTTTTACATGTTAGCAGTATCTAGAATCACAGGCTACTTGGAGTCATGCAGCCAACAATGCCTAGATGAACAGATTCAGGCAACAATTCAAAAGCTAGACAGACCTATGCCAATAAGAAGCATGATTTGAGGGCTATAATTTAAAGTTACTGTCAAAAAGATTATTGCACAATGTATAAATGAGCAGTGTAAAAATAACTTGCCTGCAATTCTTTTTAACAGAGTTGCTAATATCAGGCTGTTGATTTCTATTTTCCCCAGCACCATCTTTTGGACATGAATTATTAAAAGATGTCTCTTGGGCTAAAAAGTGTTCTTCCTTGAAACACTAATTCTTGTAACAGCACAACCTAACCATACATAACCAAAATTCACATCTAAATTAACATGTTCTATCTTGTGCAGCAGCCTCATTTTTAAATAGTTTAAATTTTAACGGTAAAATTTCATGTTAAAAGTTAACATTCAGATATCTGTCTGGAAATGTCGACAGAATTCGAGGTAAAGTTTGCGATCAAATCTGCGAAAATCTGCTGTGATGCACagattaaaaatatataaattgcATTCATAGATTGTGGGAATGTCATTTATAATAAGCTTTATACAACATATTGTGATAAACTTTGAAAATAAGGGCGACATAGAGTTGTTTAAGTTTTAAAATAATATGCTATTAATTAAATGGAATCATTGTTTTTGGCAATCTTTTTGCAACTGCAAGCGTTCCCATTCAAGTTTCAGTCGTTCTTTCTCAATCTGCAGCTTCTCAGACTCAATATTTAAAAACTGTAATCTTTCTTTCTTTAACTGCAAACGTTCTCTTTCTAATTTCAACTTTTCTGCTTCAATATCCACCGATTTCAGATGTGTTTTTTCAGCCAGCGAGTTACATTCCTTCTCTTGTGGCAACTTTTGGGCCTGTATGGTCAACAGCTTCAATTTCTCTCTCTTGATGTGCAAGCGTTCTTTCTCCAGCTGCAAGCGTTCCTTTTCCAGCTGCAGCCGTTCATTTTCAATATCCAGGTAACGCAACTTTTCTTTTTCAATCTGCAAGCGCTCCTTCTCCACCTGTAGTCTTTCAGATTCTAGGGCCACACGCTGTTTCTCCAACTCTAATCGCTGTTTCTCTATAAAGAGGAGAGCGTGTGAATTGCAATTCTCTGCCGCAGGTTGATCAGAGCTTGAAGAACATCCCTCTACCTCCGAAAAGTTGTCAACCTCTTCTAGCGTCCGAATAATAGGAAGTGGGCTTGCAAGTACTCTGGGTTCTTCTGCCACATTTCTGACCtgttaaaacaaaaaaaacagagtATGTATTTAGATATATGCGCTAACAAGTTCccacaaataaagtttatttattagtgtcacaaataggcttacattaacattgcaatgaagttactgtgaaaatcccctagttgtcacactcctgcgcctgttcgggtacactgacagagaattgagcatggccaatgcgccaaaccagcatgtctttcggactgcgggaggaaaccgaagcacctggaggaaacccacccagacatggggagaacatgcaaactccatagacAGTCACCCTCGGCTGGAACccggtccctgatgctatgaggcaacagtactaaccactgtgccaccatgtcatcctGCAGACAGTGAGTCACATGTTGCACAATTCCAAGAGTGGGCTGCGAAAATAGGGGAAATATGCATGTCACTCCCAAAAAGAATTTGGAACGGAATTTATATTGGATTTTCCCCAAAGATAGCAAAGCTTTTTTGAACATTTCCTTAATTAATCAATTCCTTTACCACTGAGTAAATTTATAAAAATTTTGG
The sequence above is drawn from the Mustelus asterias chromosome 10, sMusAst1.hap1.1, whole genome shotgun sequence genome and encodes:
- the msantd4 gene encoding myb/SANT-like DNA-binding domain-containing protein 4, translating into MKQFKRKRKSNFTMKETETLLKEVEDRRDIIYTQQHDAITNELKWMAWKEIAEKVSAASGGEQRTAYEVKKKYTDLKCYLKKRGECLDRMEAMMSGCSPTSLHGFNHSAVNGETSCKFEDSLLIDDPNRPLCVVKVEDGDDHGEEEEEEQGLQNTEVRNVAEEPRVLASPLPIIRTLEEVDNFSEVEGCSSSSDQPAAENCNSHALLFIEKQRLELEKQRVALESERLQVEKERLQIEKEKLRYLDIENERLQLEKERLQLEKERLHIKREKLKLLTIQAQKLPQEKECNSLAEKTHLKSVDIEAEKLKLERERLQLKKERLQFLNIESEKLQIEKERLKLEWERLQLQKDCQKQ